Below is a genomic region from Burkholderiales bacterium.
ACCACAGCGCGCGCACGCCGGACGCGGCCGGCGACCAGCGCGGCGTTCCGGCAGGACCTTCGTACGGATCGCGGACGAGATGGGCCTCGCGATCGGTCGCGTCCTCGATCGCCGCGGCGAGCCGCAGGCTCGAAGCGGTGACGGTGCCGGCGCGCTCGACCAGCGCGCGGTAATACGGCGTGAGGTCGTGCGGCCGAGAGAAATAATCGTCGCAGACGTCGACCACGGTCGCGACGGCTCGCTCGTGCGCGCGCTCGAGCAGCGCGATGACCTCATGGGGCTCGGTATGGTTCTTGGCGACCACCAGCGCGTCGGCGTCGCGCAGCGCGGGGTGCGCATCGTCGATGGCCTCGCCGGGTGACAGGGCGTACCAGTCGCAGGTATGGCCGCGCTCGCGCAGCGCCTGTAACGGTATGGCGGCGCGATAGCGATAGCTCGCGAGGTCGGACAGGAGATCGGGCGACGAACGCTCGACGTTCGTTCCGGAGACGATCCAGCGGATGCGCATGACGCGGCTAGAATACCCGCAAGACACGAAGAGGAGCATGGCCGTGAGCGATCTCGCCGATCTTTTGAAAGCACCCGGAGCCGCCGTCGAGGCCGACGACGATTTCGAGGCGATCAACGCGCTGTATATGGAGCGCGGCTGGAGCGACGGCCTGCCGATCGTGCCGCCGACCGCGGCGCGGGTCGAGAAGATGCTCGCGTACTGCGACCGCCCGTGGAACGAATCGATCGCGAAGATCGCGCCGCGCTACGGCGAAGCGACGCCGCTGCGTCTGGCGGCGAACGCGGTCATGGCGGGCTGCCGCCCCGAATACTTTCCGCTCCTCGTGCTCGCCGTGGAAGCGCTGTGCGAAGAGCCTTTCAACCTGTACGGCATCCAGGCGACGACGCATCCGGTCGCGCCGCTCGTCATCGTCAACGGCCCGGTCGCGCGAGAGCTCGGCATGAACGGCGGACACAACGCTTTCGGCCCCGGCAACCATGCGAACGCCACGATGGGGCGCGCGATCAGGCTCGCCCTGCTCAACATCGGCGGCGCGATCCCCGGCGCCGGCGACATGTCCACGATGGGCGCGCCGTCGAAGTACAGCTTTTTCGTGTGCGAGAACGAGGAAGGAAACCCCTGGGAGACGCTCGCCGTCGAGCGCGGCTTCGCGGCCGATACGACGACGATCACGGTGGTCGGCGGCGAGCCGCCCCACAACGTCAACGACCACGAAAGCCTTTCGGCCGAAGGGATCCTGACCACGGTCGCGGGAACGATGGCGACGACGGGCAACAACGACGTCTATTACGACGCCCAACCGCTGGTGATCTTCGGCCCCGAGCACGCCAAGACCGTCGCGGACGGCGGCTATTCCAAGGCCGAAGCCAAACGCTTTCTCCAGCAGCACGCCAACCTGGCGATGAATCGCTTCTCGAAGGAGAACATCGAGCGCCGCTTTCGTTCCGGCCCGTTCAAGGCGCGCTACGGCGAGGCGCCGCTCGATACGCTCATCCCGATGGTCGAGCGCGCGGAGAACATCATCGTCGCGGTGATCGGCGGCGCGGGCAAGCATTCGGCGATCGTGCCGACGTTCGGCGCCACCAGGTCGGTGACGCTGCCGCTGCGCACGCAGGAAGGGCAGCTCGCGAAGAGCGTCAAGGATTTCAAGCGGTAAAATACGCGGTGCGTTATCACGCACCCTACGTGTCGATCGCGGTCGATCCGTAGGGTGCGCGTAAGCGCACCGCGCCGTTCAGGCGCGCGATAGCGCGCCCAAGACCTTGTCCGCGGTGAACGGCACCGACCGCAGCCGAACCCCCGTCGCATCGTAGATCGCATTCGCGATCGCCGACGGCACCACCGCCGCCGCGGGCTCGCCCGCGCCCCACGGCGCCTCGCTCGGCCGGTCGATGAGGTCGATCGCGATCTGCGGCACGTCGGGGAAGCGCAGGATCGGATAGCTCTCCCAGTCGACGCTGGTGACGCGCGAGCGGTCGAACTTGACCTCCTCGATCAAGGTGCGGCTCACCGTCTGCACGATGTTGCCTTCGATCTGGTTCTTCAGCCCGTCCGGGTTGATGATCTGGCCGCAGTCGTGCGCGCAGTAGAAGTTCGTCACTTTCACCGCGCCGGTCTTGCGGTTCACCTCGACGTCGGCGACGACCGCGACGTAAGTGCGCACGAGCTCGTACTTGATGTACGAGAAGCCGCGTCCGCGGGCGACGTCGCCGCTGTCGCGGCCGCTGCTCTTGCCAAATGAGCGCGGCGTCCACTGCGCGAGCCTGGCGGCGCGCTCGATGCACTCGGCGCCCCGCGCGTCCTTGAGGTGCTTCAGCCGGTACTGGATCGGATCCGCCCCGGCCGCCGCCGCGACCTCGTCGATGAAGCTCTCGTTCGCATAGGTGTTCTGCATGCGGCCCGGCGTGCGTATCCACGACGGCTTGAACGGCGTGTGCTCGAGCCAGTGCGCGGTCGCTTTCACGTTGGGGAAAGCGTACGGGATCGCGAGCGCCTGGTGGATGTTGCCGGGGAATGCGAGATCCTTCGGCATGCCGGCAAGCTCTGCGGCGACGAGTGTTACCTCGAAGCCTTTCGGCCGGTCCGGGATGTACACGTGCGAGTCCCACGCGACGACGTTGCCGTTCGAGTCGATTGCCGCCGAGTGCTCGAGCAGCGTCGGCGGTCCTTTGGGATCCCAGCCGTGCTCGTCCTGCCGGCTCCATTGCACGCGCACCGGGCGGCCGAGCTCGGTCGCGAGCAGCGCCGCGTCCGCGGCGGCGTCCTCATGGCCGTTGCGGCCGTAACAGCCCGCACCTTCGACGTACACGCAGCGCACGTGGTCGGGCTTCATCGAGAACATGTTGGCGAGCTGCTTCTTCAGCATGTGCGTCGCCTGCGACGCGCTCCACACCGTGAGGCGGCCGTCCTTGTATTCCGCGATGGCGCACGACGGGCCGATCGAGCCGTGGGTATGGATCGCGAAGTCGTAGGTCGCGTGCAGCGTCTTGCCGGTTTTCATCGCGTCGGCGGCGTTGCCGACGTTCTGGAAGACCTCCTCCTTGACGACGTTGGTCGAGCGCACGTGCTCCCACAGCTTCGAAGGATCGGGCAAGCCCTGCCAGTCCGACCATTTCGCCTGGATCGCATCGGCGCAGCGGATCGCCCCCCATTCGTCCTTCGCGACTGCGGCGAGGAAGTTGCCTTTGCGCACCGTCGCAAGGTAGCCGGGAAGCTTCTTCGCCGCGCTGTCGTCGTACGCAACGAGGTCGGCCTTGAGCGCCGCAGGCCGCACCACGCGCGCGTGCACCATGCCCGGGACTTTGACGTCCTGCATGTAGGTGAACCTGCCGTACACCTTGTCGGGAATGTCGAAGCGGCGTATCGGCTTGCCGACGATGGCGTAGGTCGCGGGCGGTTTGAGCGCGACCTTGTCGTTCACCTTGGTCTCGAAGTGGCTGCCGCCGATGAGCTGGGCATAGGGCACGCTCGCGCCGCCGCCGAGGCGCATCACCGCGCCGTCCTTGGCATAGACGCCGTCGCGCGCGAGATTGAGCTTTTGCGCGCCGCGGTCGAGCAGCGCTTCGCGCGCGGTTGCGCACGCGCGGCGGATCTGCATGCCGCCGAGCTGTATGGTGAGGCTGCCCCAGGTCTGGCCCTGGTCGGGTGTCAGGGCGGTGTCGCCCTGCACCAGCGTCACGCGCTCCAGCGGTACGCACAGCTCTTCAGCGGCGATCTGCGACAGCGCGGTCGAGACGCCGGTGCCGAGATCGACCTTGCCCGAATACACCGTGACGCGGCCGTTGCCGTCGATCGCGACGAAGCCGTCGACTTCGTTGGCGGCGACGGTCTTGGTCGCCGTCGCGGCGGCGCCCGCGATCGTCGGCGCCACGCTGAAGGTGACGACGAGCGCGCCGGAAGCTTTGAGGAATTCGCGTCGGGTGAGGATCGTATCGTTCATGACCGTCCTCCTTACGCGGCCTCGGACGCGCGCTTGATCGCGCGAACGATGCGCACGTGCGTGCCGCAGCGGCAGAGATTGCCGGCGAGCGCCTGGCGGATCTCGTCCTCGGTGGGTTTCCTGTTGCGGTCGAGGAGGGTCTTCGCCTGCATGATCATGCCGTTGATGCAATAGCCGCACTGCACCGCCTGCTCCTCGACGAACGCGCGCTGCAGCGGATGCGGCTTCTGCGGCGTGCCGATGCCTTCGAGGGTGAGGATGGTCTTGCCGGCGGCTTCGGACACCGGGATGGAGCACGAGCGCACGGCGCGCCCGTTCATCTCGACGGTGCACGCGCCGCACTGGCCGAGGCCGCAGCCGAAGCGCGGACCGTGCAGGTCGAGATCGTTGCGCAGAACGTACAGGAGCGGGGTCCTGGGATCGTCGACGCGCACGGCGTGTGACCGGCCGTTGACGCGTAGCGTGTAGTTGGCGGCCATCGTTGTCTCCTCCTGTGGGGCGGCAAAACGACTCTAGACCCACCGCCGGCCGCGGGCAACTTCCCCGTCATTCCCGACCCGCGCCAGCGGGAGCTATCGGGAATCCATTTTGATGTCGAAGCCGAAATGGATTCTCGCCTTCGCGAGAATGACGATCACATTTCGCCGAGCGCGCGATTCACCCGCGGCATGACCTCGGTCGCCATCAGCTCCATCGAGCGCTTCGCGAGCACGGGGTCGTGCCAGTCGTGGCCGACGTAGAGCAGCGTGCCGAAAGGCCCGACGTTGTTCCTGAGGCCGACGATTTTCTCCGCGACCGTTTCCGGCGTGCCGTAGATCGGCAGGCGATTGAGCACGTACTCGAGCGTGCATTCCGAATCGGGCATCGCGAGGTCGTGCTTGAACGTGTCGAGCATGCCGCGCGCGCGGCGCTTGGCCATGAGGTTCCAGAAGTAGAAGCCGTAAGCGCCGTTCGGATCGAGCGCGTAGCGCTTCGCCGTCGCTTCGTCGTCGGCCACGAAGATGCTGCGCGCGACGCGCCAGTCCTCGCCGCGGATCGCGTGGCCGCCGCGCTCGCAGCCTTCCTTGTAGGTCGGCCAGTGCGTCGCGAGCCAGTGCGGGTGGATGAAGTTCGCCGAGATCGGCTTCCATCCGCGTGCCGCCGCCGCTGCGAGGCCTTTGGAGTTCGGCACCACGACCGTGATGACGATCGGCGGATGCGGCTGCTGATAGGGCTTCAGCATGCAGCCCTGACCCGCCTCGGCGAGCAGCGTGCGGCGCGTGGAGAGCTTCCAGAACTTGCCGTCGATGTCGTACGGCGGCTCGCCCGCCCACAGCGCGAGGATCTGATCGGCGCACTCGACGAACATCGAGTTGCGGTCGGCGTCGAGGTTCTCGAATATCTCCCAGTCGGAGCGCAGGCCGCCGGGACCGATGCCGAGGATGAAGCGCCCTTCGAGCATGTGGTCGATCATCGCGACGTGCGCCGCGAGCTGCGCGGGATGGCTGTTCGGCAGGTTGAGCGTGCCGGGGCCGAGCTTGATCTGCTTCGTGTCGTGCGCGACGCTCGCGATGAACGACAGCGGCGAAGGAATCGTCTCGCACACGTCGGTGATGTGCTCGCCGATGAACGCTTCGATATAGCCGAGCCGGTCGGCCAGCAGGATCGCTTCGCGATCCTCCTTCAGCGTCTGCGTGTAGTTGCGCGTCTGGGGGTGGATCGGCATGGTGAAGTAACCCAGCTTCATCGTGCTGCCTCTATAGGGTAACGATCATGAACCGCAAAGGACGCAAAGGACGCCAAGGAAAAGCGAAAGAATGCGTAGGGTGCGTTAGCGCCAGCGTAACGCACCGCACCCTTTCGTAGGGTGCGCGCGAGCGCACCGGGGTCCTTTGCGGTGCGTTATCACGCACCCTACGGTCTCTGTCCCACGACCGGTGGGGTAAACAACGCAGCCACTTCGTTGCTGCGCGCCTTTGCGACGTAGCGCTTCGCATCTTCGGGCAGCAGGTAGCGCTGCTCGACCAGCTTCTGCACCGCGGCTTCGTAGCGCTTCACGTAGTCGGCGTGGCTGCCGTAGCGTTCCTCGATCGAAGCCCGCGGGTCGTTGCGCGCGGCGCGCTCGGCGCGGGTGCGCGCGAAAGGCGCGTACGTGCCGTCGCGGTCGCACAGCTCGCCCTCGGGGAACGGCGTGCGATAGAGGTTCCAGCCGGTGTGCGTGCCGAGCGGCACCGCGATGTCGGGGAGCTTCACCCCGGCGAGCTCGTTGCCGTCGGCGTCGACCTGCGGCACGAGCGGCCGGTACGGCTTCGCCATGTCGATCGAGGGGCGCGTCCAGTCGGTGATGACGCCGATCTCGTTCATGAGGCGCGCGACGGTGACTTCCGGAATCGCCGGAAAGCCGAGCTGCGCCGGCAGCGTGAGCGTCGCGTCGGCGAGGCGAGGCACGTTCGACGGCGGCGGCGCCTTGCCGTCGACCCATTCGTCGAGCGCGACGAAGAGCGCGCGCTGCAACGGTATCGGGTTGTGCGGGTTGCGCGGGTTCGTGCAGCTCCCTTTGGTCGAGGTCATGTACGCGCCGGCGTTGTGCTGGGTGCCGGTCACGAGGTAGGAACGGGCGTTGGAAGGCAGCTCGATATCGCCGGTGCCGAGCGGATCGGTCGTCAGCAGCGATGCGCCTTTCTGCCAGTACTCGGTGGAAGTGTTGGTCTCCATCCACAGCGGATCGAAACCGTCGTTGCGAAAGAGGCCGCCGGTCCTGCGCGTCACCGGATCGGTCAGGCGCGCGGTGGAAAAGGGGAACGCCGCTTCGGGAAACGTGTGGTCTTCGTGCTGCGTGCTGGTGCGGTTGGGCTGGCCGAACTCTTCGTTGAGGAAGACGCCGCCCACGCCCGCGGTGTGCGCCATCACCCCGTCGAACACCTTGCGCTGCGCTTCGTCCTGGTTGAAGCCGTCGCGCACGAAATCGCGCAGGAAACGCCCACTCTGCGACGAGCCGTACGCGAGCGCGCGCGTCATCTTCGTTCCCGCCGGGTTCGGCGTGCCTTTGGCATCGCGCGCATCGTTACGCAGGAACGCGACGAAGTCTCGCGTCGCGGCCATGCCGATGCCGAGCACGCGCGGGTTCTTCGCCGGATATTGCAGCTCGTAGATCGAGCCCGGCTCGGGCTTGCCGCCGGTGAGCTGGATCGTGCGCGCATCGGCGTAGCGCCACGCGGTGGCCGCGACCTCGCGGCGCTGACCGTCATCGGTCCGGCGCACCGTGAGCCTGGCGGCGTTGGTGTCGAGGCTCGCCGCTTCGTACGTGAGCCTGAAGCTGTTGCCGTCGGCGCGCGAGCCGCCGTCGCCTTCGTCGCGCGCGCGCGTGCCGCTCACGAACTCTTCGCGGATGCGACGCATGATCGCGGCGCCGTTGTTGGTCGCGACGACCGGTTTCATGCGCAGCCCCGGCGCATCGGGATCCCAGCCGCTCCATGCGAAGGTGTACCCCTGCCGGAAGAACAGGCCGTCGCCGACGTCCGCGGCGACCTTGGGATCGTTGGTGCGGCTCTTGGCTTCGGTGAAGCGCGCATGGAAGTTCATCCGGCCGCGGTTGTTGACGTCGTAGATGAGCTTGCCGTTGCGCTTCGCAGGGTCCGCCGGCCGCATGATGAAGAAATCGGCTTCGTATTCGACGCGGCCCGCAGCATTGCGCGGCGCGCGGTCGAGGTTGACGATCACCGCGTTGCGCGGGTCGCGGGGATCGAGCTCTCCCCTGAACGTGCCCTTCACTTTTTCGTAAGCGCCACCGTCGCCGAACGCGGTTCCCGGCGCGAAAGGCTCGACGGATTCGATCTCGATGGTCGTGATGCGTGCGTAGGCGGTCGTCGACATGAGCGCAAGAGTGCACGCGAGCGTGCGCGTGGTCGGGTTCATCGGGGTCCTCCCCAGGGCGGTTTATGTTACTGCGTAATTTACTGCCGAGGGCGGAGTCGCCGCACCGCGGCTAACGCGCCCTACGCAACGGCATCGATGCCCAGCGCCTGCGCGAGCACGCTGCGCATCCGATCCCAGTGCGAGCCTTCCCAGTAGATCCGGTCGCAGCCGGGGCAGTGCATGAACTGCCGGTATTGCGCCTGGATGCGCTCGGGCACTTTCGCGGCAACTGCCGAAGGATCCGCCGGCTGCAAAGGCAGGTTGCAGTGCAGGCACAGCGCGAACGGCTTCATGTGCTCGGCGAGCGGGTAACGCTGCGCCATCTCGGCGAGCTGCTTCTCGGGTTTGAGCGCGCGCACGAACGCGCCGCGCATGACGTCGCGGCGCTTCAAAAGCTCGCGGTCGCGCGTGAGCACCACGCGCCGCTCGATCGAAGCGATATCGGCGATCTGCGGGTCGTTCAGGGCGTTGTCGTAGATCGTGTCGAAGCCGAGCATGCGCAGCATGCGTCCCAGGCCGCCGAGGTGCGCGTCGGCGACGAAGGCGAGCGGCGTCTCGAAAGGCGCCGCGCCGGGCGCGTGCGTGAAAACCTCGACCTCGTCGTGCTCACGCACCGTGCGGTCGAGCGTGGCCGCCGAGCCGTTGACGGTGATGCGGCCGATCTCGGTGTGCGGCACGCCGAGCGCCTCGATCGCCTGCTTCATCGTCGCGGCGCGCGCGTATTCGTGGACGATCGTCGCGCCGCGCTGCTCGCGCGGCAGGAACAGGTCGAGCTCGGGCGCGAACGTGAACGTTGCCGCGCTCAACGGGAGGGGCCGCAATCCGTTATCATGGGGGTCTTCCGTTCCAAATCCCTCCAGGTATTCATTCCATGGCTCAGTACGTCTATACGATGCGCAGGGTCGGCAAGGTCGTTCCGCCGAAGCGCGTCATTCTGAAGGACATCTCTCTCTCGTTTTTCCCCGGCGCCAAGATCGGCGTGCTCGGGCTGAACGGCTCGGGCAAGTCGAGCCTGCTGCGCATCATGGCGGGCGTCGACAAGGATTTCGAGGGCGAAGCGATACCCATGCCCAACATGCGTGTGGGTTTCCTGCCGCAGGAGCCGCACCTCGATCCGGAAAAGGACGTGCGCGGCAACGTCGAGGAAGGCGTGGGCGAGACGATGGATCTCCTCACGCGCTTCAACGAGATCAGCGACAAGTTCGCCGAGCCGATGGACGACGACGAGATGGCGAAGCTGCTCGAAGAGCAGGGCGAGCTCCAGGCCAAGATCGACGCCGCCAACGGCTGGGAGATCGAGCGCAAGCTCGAAGTCGCCGCCGACGCGCTGCGGCTGCCGGCGTGGGACGCCGACGTCGAGACGCTCTCGGGCGGCGAGCGCCGCCGCGTCGCGCTGTGCCGGCTGCTGCTCTCCGAGCCCGACATGCTCCTCCTCGACGAGCCCACCAACCACCTCGACGCGCTTTCGGTGCAGTGGCTGGAGCAGTTCCTCGAGCGCTATCCCGGCACGGTGGTCGCAGTCACGCACGATCGCTACTTCCTCGACAACGCCGCCGGCTGGATCCTCGAGCTCGACCGCGGCTACGGCATTCCGTACGAAGGCAACTATTCGTCTTGGCTGGAGCAGAAAGAGCAGCGGCTGGAGATCGAAGCGAAGCAGGAGACCGCGCGCATCAAGACGATGCAGCAGGAACTGGAGTGGGTGCGCTCGAACCCCAAAGCGCGCCAAGCGAAGAGCAAGGCGCGTCTCGCCCGCTTCGAAGAGCTGCAATCGCAGGAGTTCCAGAAGCGCAACGAGACCAACGAGATCTACATTCCGCCCGGCCCGCATCTGGGCGACCTCGTCATCGAAGCCGAGAACCTGAAGAAGTCGTTCGGCGATCGCGTGCTCTTCGACAACGTCTCGTTTCGGCTTCCTCGCGGCGGCATCGTCGGCATCATCGGGCCGAACGGGGCGGGCAAGACGACGCTCTTTCGCATGCTGACGGGCGTCGAGAAGCCGGACAGCGGGACCTTGCGCATCGGCGAGTCGGTGAAGATCGCGTACGTCGACCAGAGCCGCGACGCGCTCGACGACAGCAAGACGGTGTGGGAAGAGATCTCCGACGGTCTCGACATGCTCACCGTCGGCAACTACAGCACCTCGAGCCGCGGCTACGTGGGACGCTTCAACTTCAAGGGCACCGACCAGCAGAAGATGGTCGGCCAGCTTTCGGGCGGCGAGCGCAACCGGCTGCACCTCGCGAAGGTGCTCAAGGCGGGCGGCAACGTGCTGCTCCTCGACGAGCCGACCAACGACCTCGACGTCGAGACGCTGCGCGCGCTGGAGGAAGCGCTGCTCGATTTCCCCGGCTGCGCGGTCGTCATCTCGCACGATCGGTGGTTCCTCGACCGCATCGCGACCCACATCCTCGCGTTCGAAGGCGAGAGCCAGGTGGTGTGGTTCGAGGGCAATTACGCCGAGTACATGGAAGACCGGCGCAAGCGCCTGGGCGAAGAGGCCGACAAGCCGCATCGCATCAAGTACAAGGCTTTGATGTAACCAGAAACGGTCATCGCGAGGAGCGATAGCGACGCGGCGATCTCGTGGCGCACGTCTCGGACGCTCTGGGATTGCTTCGTCACTCCGTTCCTCGCAATGACACCTTCCGGAGATCCTCGACGAACCGCGCGTACTCCTCCGCCTGCCGCGCTTCGGGCACTCGGAGGAGATACGACGGATGCACCGTCACCAGCACCTGCGTGTCGTCCGACACGCGCATCAAAGACCCGCGATTCTTCTGTACCGCCGTCGGACGTCCGAGCACCGAGTGCGCCGCCGTCGCACCCATGGCGACGATCAGGCGCGGCTGGACCAGCGCGATCTCGCGTTCCAGCCATGGCCGGCACGCTTCGATCTCCTGTTGCGCGGGCGTCTTGTGGATGCGCCGCCGGCCGCGCGGCTCGAACTTGAAGTGCTTCACCGCGTTCGTCACGTAGACGGCCGCGCGTTCGATACCTGCCTGCGCGAGCCCGCGATCGAAGAGCCGGCCCGCGGGACCGACGAACGGCCGGCCGGCGAGATCCTCCTGGTCGCCCGGCTGCTCGCCGACGAACATCACCGAAGCGTTTTCGGATCCTTCGCCGAACACCGTCTGTGTCGCTTTCTTGCACAGCGCACACGCAGTGCAGCGCCTCGCGGCGCGCGCGATCGTGGCGAGCGAGTCGAGGTCGTGCTCGGCGACGTCAGCGGCATGCGCCGGCGCGCGCAAGCGCGGAGTCGACGCGGGCTCCTCGATCATGCGCTGTGTCGCGCGCGGCGCCGAGGCAATTAGCGACGTGATGAGCCCGGCCTCCGGCAGATTGCGCCAGTACCTGGCAGGCATGTGCGCGCGCATCGTGTCGGTCTTCAGGCGCGCGGGATTGAAGATGCTCGCGTAGTAGGTGCGCCACAGGCTTTCCAGCGCGTCGCCGTCGGGCGCGTCCGCGCGCTCGGCGCCGGGGCCGAAGCGCAACGCATCGCCGTCCCAGTGCGCGCTCACGCGCGGCGTGAGGATCGAGAACCTCATCGCGGCGAAGCGGCGCACGAAGAACGGTGCGGCCGCTTCGAGCGTGTGATGCACGGGCTCGAACCACGCGACGTAGACCGGGCCGTCGTCGGTCGGCACTTCGCGAAAGCGCACGAACGCATGCGTCTTGTGGATCTCGCGCGAGACCGCGTCTTCCATGGCGCGTGCTCGCGCCACGTCGGCGTCGCTCGCGACGTCCATCAGCTTCGGCTCGGCGCGCAACCGCCAGAGCAGACGGTAGAGCAGGGCGAAACGTGCGGGATCGCTGTGCAGGATCGCGCGCCGGGCGAGCGACAGGTAGGACCGGGGGACTTTGAAACCGGGGTCAGACCCCGAAACAACGGGGTCTGACCCCAAGACGGGGTCTGACCCCAGCAGCGTCGCTGCGCCGCCGACCACCCAGTCGACGTCCTCCGGGCGCGCCGCGTCCGCGACCAGCGACCGCGCCGCGTCTCGCCAGCCGTCGAAGTCGATCTCGCTCGCCAGCCGGACGAGCCGCATCAGAACAATGCGAGCTGCTCGGTGCGCCGCGCGCTGCCGGCGAGCTTCTCGCTGTCGAGCGCGCTGTACGCGCGATGGTCCGCCGTCACCACGAACGGCAGCGCTTTCGACAGCGGCACCTTCAGCCGCGCGAGGTCGTCGCTGCGGATCGCGCGCACGCGCCGGGCTTTGAGGATGCGCGCCACCGTGCGCGTGCCGAATCCGGGCACGCGCAGCAGCATCTCTCTGTCCGCGCGGTTGACGTCGACCGGAAAGCGCTCGCGATGCGCGAGCGCCCAGGCGAGCTTGGGATCGATGTCGAGGTCGAGCATGCCGTCTTCGGCGACGACGATCTCGCTCGAGCCGAAGCCGTAGAAGCGCATCAGCCAGTCCGCCTGATACAGCCGGTGCTCGCGCACGAGCGGCGGCGCCTTCAGAGGCAGCGCGGCGTTGGAATCGGGAATCGGGCTGAACGCCGAGTAATACACTCGCTTCAGCTTGTAGGCGCCGTACAGGTTCGCGCTGGTCTCGATGATCGCGCGGTCGTCGCTCGCGTCGGCGCCGACGATCATCTGAGTGCTCTGTCCGGCCGGCGTGAAAACGGGCGGTTTTTGCTTCGCCTTTTTCGCATCCTCGCGCTCGTCGAGCCGCACGCGCACGCGCGCCATCGAGCGGCGGATCGCACCGGCGTCTTTTTCGGGCGCGAGCCGCGTGAGGCCCGCTTCGGTCGGCAGCTCGATGTTGATGCTCAGGCGGTCGGCGTAGCGCCCGGCCTCGGCGATGAGCTCCGGGCTCGCGTCGGGTATGGTCTTCAGATGGATGTAGCCGCGGAAGTGATGTTCCTCGCGCAAGGAGCGCGCGACGCGTATCACCTCCTCCATCGTGTAATCGGGGCTTCTGATGATTCCGGAGGAAAGAAACAAACCTTCGATATAGTTGCGGCGGTAGAAGTCGAGCGTGAGCTTGACGAGCTCCGGCACGGTGAAGCGTGCGCGAGGGACGTTGCTCGAGATGCGGTTGACGCAATACAGGCAGTCGTAGGTGCAGAAGTTGGTGAGCAGCACCTTGAGGAGCGAGATGCAGCGGCCGTCGGGCGCGTAGCTGTGGCAGATGCCCATGCCCTCGGTCGAGCCGATGCCTTTGCCGTCGGCAGAATCGCGCTTCGAGGTGCCGCTGGACGCGCAACTGGCGTCGTACTTGGCGGCGTCGG
It encodes:
- a CDS encoding UdgX family uracil-DNA binding protein (This protein belongs to the uracil DNA glycosylase superfamily, members of which act in excision repair of DNA. However, it belongs more specifically to UdgX branch, whose founding member was found to bind uracil in DNA (where it does not belong), without cleaving it, appears to promote DNA repair by a pathway involving RecA, rather than base excision.) codes for the protein MRLVRLASEIDFDGWRDAARSLVADAARPEDVDWVVGGAATLLGSDPVLGSDPVVSGSDPGFKVPRSYLSLARRAILHSDPARFALLYRLLWRLRAEPKLMDVASDADVARARAMEDAVSREIHKTHAFVRFREVPTDDGPVYVAWFEPVHHTLEAAAPFFVRRFAAMRFSILTPRVSAHWDGDALRFGPGAERADAPDGDALESLWRTYYASIFNPARLKTDTMRAHMPARYWRNLPEAGLITSLIASAPRATQRMIEEPASTPRLRAPAHAADVAEHDLDSLATIARAARRCTACALCKKATQTVFGEGSENASVMFVGEQPGDQEDLAGRPFVGPAGRLFDRGLAQAGIERAAVYVTNAVKHFKFEPRGRRRIHKTPAQQEIEACRPWLEREIALVQPRLIVAMGATAAHSVLGRPTAVQKNRGSLMRVSDDTQVLVTVHPSYLLRVPEARQAEEYARFVEDLRKVSLRGTE
- the ettA gene encoding energy-dependent translational throttle protein EttA; this translates as MAQYVYTMRRVGKVVPPKRVILKDISLSFFPGAKIGVLGLNGSGKSSLLRIMAGVDKDFEGEAIPMPNMRVGFLPQEPHLDPEKDVRGNVEEGVGETMDLLTRFNEISDKFAEPMDDDEMAKLLEEQGELQAKIDAANGWEIERKLEVAADALRLPAWDADVETLSGGERRRVALCRLLLSEPDMLLLDEPTNHLDALSVQWLEQFLERYPGTVVAVTHDRYFLDNAAGWILELDRGYGIPYEGNYSSWLEQKEQRLEIEAKQETARIKTMQQELEWVRSNPKARQAKSKARLARFEELQSQEFQKRNETNEIYIPPGPHLGDLVIEAENLKKSFGDRVLFDNVSFRLPRGGIVGIIGPNGAGKTTLFRMLTGVEKPDSGTLRIGESVKIAYVDQSRDALDDSKTVWEEISDGLDMLTVGNYSTSSRGYVGRFNFKGTDQQKMVGQLSGGERNRLHLAKVLKAGGNVLLLDEPTNDLDVETLRALEEALLDFPGCAVVISHDRWFLDRIATHILAFEGESQVVWFEGNYAEYMEDRRKRLGEEADKPHRIKYKALM
- a CDS encoding putative DNA modification/repair radical SAM protein, coding for MDLARKLTVLADAAKYDASCASSGTSKRDSADGKGIGSTEGMGICHSYAPDGRCISLLKVLLTNFCTYDCLYCVNRISSNVPRARFTVPELVKLTLDFYRRNYIEGLFLSSGIIRSPDYTMEEVIRVARSLREEHHFRGYIHLKTIPDASPELIAEAGRYADRLSINIELPTEAGLTRLAPEKDAGAIRRSMARVRVRLDEREDAKKAKQKPPVFTPAGQSTQMIVGADASDDRAIIETSANLYGAYKLKRVYYSAFSPIPDSNAALPLKAPPLVREHRLYQADWLMRFYGFGSSEIVVAEDGMLDLDIDPKLAWALAHRERFPVDVNRADREMLLRVPGFGTRTVARILKARRVRAIRSDDLARLKVPLSKALPFVVTADHRAYSALDSEKLAGSARRTEQLALF